One window from the genome of Palaemon carinicauda isolate YSFRI2023 chromosome 24, ASM3689809v2, whole genome shotgun sequence encodes:
- the LOC137618315 gene encoding uncharacterized protein has product MDNGNEPYDQTSTTSNSISIDTDSGFYEYHGESLRSLWDDTYGRPIFRATMSLETFMKYSRFNRFDDKETRARRRSKDKLAPIKDVWNILVDRLPLMYNISSTVTVDEQLVPFRGKCPFRQ; this is encoded by the exons atggataatggcaatgaaccttatgatcaaacatctaccacCTCAAATTCCATatccattgatactgact CAGGATTTTATGAATATCATGGagagtctcttaggagtctttgggatgacacatatggacgtcctatatttcgagctacaatgtctcttgaaacctttatgaaatattctaggtttaATAGATTTGATGATAAAGAAACCAGAGCTCGAAGGAGATCCAAagacaaacttgctcctattaAAGATGTTTGGAACATTTTGGTTGacagactccctctgatgtataacatatcatcaactgttacagtagatgagcaactggttccttttagaggaaagtgtccatttagGCAGTAA